In one Amaranthus tricolor cultivar Red isolate AtriRed21 chromosome 8, ASM2621246v1, whole genome shotgun sequence genomic region, the following are encoded:
- the LOC130821613 gene encoding protein FAR1-RELATED SEQUENCE 2-like yields the protein MTVDIRQHIRDLSATGMQPAFIMSSIRRNFPRFYASMNQIYNERQSIRREEMDGRTPLQHCLYMATEHNYVVWRDLDSEDQLTRLLIANPTSIQMLRSWPHVVLIDTTYKTNKQKWPLCEIIGMTPTNHNFLVALCLMRDEAAVSYSWVLERLRDIYGTVQTPDIIVTDRDEGLSAAIHAVFPDVRHLLCVWHIGNDVENMVDKLCGGKKNQQGQLFRQTKWNPLVNSMTIADFENRWEGIVSTWSTRNRRVDDMQTHPDQETLPD from the exons atgactgtggatatcaggcagcacatacgagatctaagtgcaactggcatgcaaccagcatttataatgtcttcaattagaagaaattttcctcgtttttatgctagtatgaatcaaatttacaatgagaGACAGTCAatcaggagagaagagatggatggtaggactcctcttcaacactgtctgtatatggccacggagcataattatgtagtttggagggacttggatagtgaggatcagttgactagattattgattgcaAATCCAACTTCTATCCAGATGctacgttcgtggccccatgttgtgttgatagacacaacgtacaaaacgaataagcaaaagtggcccctttgcgaaatcattggaatgacgccaacgaatcataatttcttggttgcattatgtttgatgcgagatgaggcggctgtgtcttattcttgggtgttggagaggttgagggatatttacgggACAGTGCAGACGCCGGATATAATCGTAACGGATCGGGAtgagggtttgtctgcagctattcatgctgtctttccag atgtacgacatctattatgcgtatggcatattggcaatgacgtggagaacatggtcgataaattgtgtggcggcaagaaaaatcaacagggccagttattcaggcaaacaaaatggaaccccttggttaacagtaTGACGATCGCCGATtttgaaaacagatgggaagggattgtgtccacttggtcgactaggaacCGGAGAGTG GATGACATGCAGACTCATCCTGACCAAGAGACTCTTCCCGACTAA